One window from the genome of Cyclobacterium amurskyense encodes:
- a CDS encoding PadR family transcriptional regulator, giving the protein MKASNTQTQMRKGILEFCILHIISRGEVYATDLIEELQTAQMIIVEGTLYPLLNRLKNANLATYKWVESDAGPPRKYYSITPEGLTFLNELQTTWVNLDSSVNQIISKAKNE; this is encoded by the coding sequence ATGAAAGCTTCAAACACCCAAACCCAGATGCGGAAAGGGATATTGGAATTCTGCATATTACATATCATTTCCAGAGGAGAGGTTTACGCTACTGATTTAATAGAAGAGTTGCAAACTGCTCAAATGATTATTGTAGAAGGCACATTATACCCTCTTTTGAACCGGCTTAAAAATGCCAACCTGGCCACATACAAATGGGTGGAATCGGATGCAGGTCCACCGCGGAAATATTATTCTATTACACCTGAAGGTTTAACTTTCCTAAATGAGCTTCAAACCACATGGGTAAACCTAGACTCTTCCGTCAATCAAATTATATCGAAAGCAAAAAACGAGTAG
- a CDS encoding PspC domain-containing protein, with the protein MKKTISINISGILFHIEEDGYTALKNYLDAINQHFSHYEGNQEIITDIENRIAEIFLSNLKNNKQVITADNVTNLIKKMGTIADFKAIERDMDEEKPTEESGNDFYKYVTPPDQNSGKGYKKLSRLVNGKILGGVCAGFANYFTIDPLWTRLITILLLFSGGLNFSPLRLPFFADDFHLNAALGWWTVISYILLWIILPVSYDKPEDKNIKKLYRNPDDRVLGGVGSGLSAYFDIDVLWVRLAFVALTFAGGSGFVLYFILWIITPMAKSITERIEMKGGAITLSNIETTIQQNLSTENTKEESTSKRLLLAPFRFLGNLINALGKALGPFGSFLLAVIRVLFGLIIFIVGMVMLIVPLAFLGLYSELVSNSDWAYMLDGFPINTIGELLPIWLAIALSIIVFIPSIVLVLLGISVVIKRNLIDGRFGLVLFGIWVMCILAGAFQAPKIIGQFKSEGSFTVEQTMDQPKGTLVLTADGNGMDDVELGFVKLQLKGHEKEEMLISQKFISKGSNRKEAIKNASEAEYELQLTDSVLVFDKFLTFPNTAKFRMQHLDQTLFIPQNKAFTIDRNLLSILKNTLGNDGYKSRDVNNRNFWVFNENGLLCLNCIDDHKQSEADSLSRSIYKNSYFMEK; encoded by the coding sequence ATGAAAAAGACAATCAGCATAAATATCAGTGGCATTCTTTTCCATATAGAGGAAGATGGATATACTGCATTAAAAAATTATTTAGATGCGATCAACCAACACTTCTCTCATTACGAAGGTAATCAAGAAATAATTACGGATATAGAGAACAGGATTGCAGAGATTTTTCTGAGTAATCTAAAAAACAATAAGCAGGTAATCACTGCAGACAATGTAACTAACCTTATCAAAAAAATGGGGACAATAGCAGATTTTAAAGCTATTGAAAGAGACATGGATGAGGAAAAGCCTACTGAGGAGTCAGGCAATGATTTTTATAAATATGTAACTCCCCCAGACCAAAATTCAGGTAAAGGTTATAAAAAACTATCCCGACTGGTTAATGGCAAAATACTGGGGGGCGTATGCGCTGGATTTGCAAACTATTTCACAATTGACCCTCTGTGGACAAGGTTGATAACTATTCTACTGTTATTTAGCGGTGGATTAAATTTTAGCCCACTTAGACTTCCATTTTTCGCTGATGACTTTCATTTAAACGCTGCACTTGGATGGTGGACGGTAATTTCTTATATCTTGCTCTGGATCATACTTCCTGTCTCTTACGATAAGCCAGAGGACAAAAACATTAAAAAGCTATACCGAAATCCAGATGACAGGGTCTTGGGAGGAGTGGGTAGCGGTCTGTCTGCTTACTTTGACATAGATGTCCTATGGGTTCGCCTTGCATTTGTTGCTTTAACCTTTGCCGGTGGATCTGGATTCGTTTTATATTTTATCCTTTGGATTATCACTCCTATGGCTAAATCCATTACAGAAAGAATTGAAATGAAAGGTGGGGCAATAACCTTGAGCAATATTGAAACAACCATCCAGCAAAACCTATCCACCGAAAATACCAAAGAAGAATCGACTTCAAAGAGACTATTGCTTGCTCCTTTTCGCTTTCTAGGCAATTTGATAAATGCTTTAGGCAAAGCTCTTGGTCCATTTGGATCCTTCTTATTGGCTGTTATAAGGGTGTTGTTTGGCCTTATTATTTTTATTGTAGGCATGGTAATGCTGATCGTACCACTTGCTTTTTTAGGACTTTATAGTGAACTAGTTTCTAATAGTGATTGGGCATATATGTTAGATGGCTTTCCTATAAACACAATAGGTGAATTATTACCTATTTGGTTGGCTATAGCCTTATCTATTATTGTATTTATTCCTAGTATAGTATTGGTTCTATTAGGAATTAGCGTAGTGATCAAAAGAAACCTGATTGACGGAAGATTTGGCTTGGTTCTTTTTGGTATTTGGGTAATGTGTATTCTAGCTGGAGCATTTCAGGCACCAAAAATCATAGGCCAGTTTAAATCCGAAGGAAGCTTCACCGTAGAGCAAACCATGGATCAACCCAAAGGAACTCTTGTTTTAACTGCTGATGGAAATGGAATGGATGATGTAGAACTCGGCTTTGTTAAACTCCAACTTAAAGGTCATGAGAAAGAAGAAATGCTTATCTCCCAAAAGTTTATTTCAAAAGGTTCTAACAGAAAAGAAGCCATTAAAAATGCCTCTGAAGCAGAATACGAACTGCAGTTGACGGATAGTGTGCTGGTTTTTGATAAATTCTTAACCTTCCCCAATACCGCAAAATTCAGAATGCAACATTTGGATCAAACTCTATTTATCCCTCAAAACAAAGCCTTTACCATTGACCGAAACTTACTTTCTATATTAAAGAATACGCTGGGTAATGATGGTTACAAAAGCAGGGATGTTAACAATAGAAACTTCTGGGTTTTTAATGAAAATGGGCTCCTTTGCTTAAATTGCATCGATGACCACAAGCAATCAGAAGCAGACAGTCTTTCCCGATCTATTTATAAAAACAGCTATTTTATGGAGAAGTAA
- a CDS encoding ChbG/HpnK family deacetylase, with translation MNRVIINSDDFASDKEVNQSILSAFSQKLISSSTALVNFSEGLEDAVQMVKANQIPKDALGLHLNLTSGAPVLEETKSCGLICENGLFHGRIRTKPQFHIKLKDRQLIFNELEAQLHRFNSQFGFMPSHIDGHEHVHTEWAIMRCVNQLANENKITKIRIARNLGENTSALKSRYKSFFNWRLRQLGFITTDFFGDFSDIEINNTHYTGKTVEIMVHAIPSINDDIVNDYNNVPLKDKVEKFRRNNNFDMINYSQL, from the coding sequence ATGAACAGAGTAATCATTAATAGTGATGATTTCGCATCCGATAAAGAGGTAAATCAATCCATATTATCTGCATTTAGTCAAAAACTAATATCCTCATCTACAGCCCTTGTGAATTTCTCAGAAGGGCTGGAAGATGCGGTTCAGATGGTCAAGGCAAATCAAATCCCTAAAGACGCATTGGGCTTACATCTAAATTTAACTTCGGGGGCACCTGTACTGGAAGAAACTAAAAGTTGTGGGTTAATTTGTGAAAATGGGCTTTTTCACGGAAGAATTAGAACCAAACCACAATTCCACATCAAGCTAAAAGACAGACAACTAATTTTCAATGAATTGGAAGCACAGCTACATAGATTTAATTCTCAATTTGGATTTATGCCTAGCCATATTGATGGGCATGAGCATGTACACACAGAGTGGGCCATTATGCGCTGCGTTAATCAATTGGCCAATGAAAATAAAATTACCAAAATCAGGATTGCAAGAAACTTAGGTGAAAACACAAGTGCTTTAAAAAGTAGGTATAAATCATTTTTTAATTGGCGATTAAGGCAATTGGGCTTTATTACAACTGATTTTTTTGGAGATTTTTCTGATATTGAAATCAATAACACCCATTATACAGGTAAGACCGTTGAGATCATGGTTCATGCGATCCCATCAATTAATGATGACATTGTAAACGACTACAACAATGTACCTCTTAAGGATAAAGTTGAAAAATTCAGGCGGAACAACAACTTCGACATGATCAATTATAGTCAGTTATAA
- a CDS encoding MBL fold metallo-hydrolase RNA specificity domain-containing protein: MDVKVKFLGAAGTVTGSRFLLEVDSLKILVDCGLFQGLKENRLRNREIFPITPDSIDIVLLTHAHIDHSGYLPKLVKEGFNGPIYLTEASLELVKILLLDAGKLQEEEAKFARKKGYSRHEDPQPLFTREDAENVFPKLKPIPFNNEVKINERVRFTAYNAGHILGAAILKLQIKGENQEKSIVFSGDLGRFKDPILNPPAEIPFADVLFLESTYGDRVNDSIDIDKQLGKIIRDTNYNGGVSLIPSFAVGRTQMLLFYLHRLQQKGFIPQIPIYVDSPMAIDVTGLYKDFPEYHHLAPSLENNDSNPFQHKNLHYYRDQESSISLNTIKSHAIIISASGMATGGRILHHLYHRLPNEQDSVIFVGYQAEGTRGRKILEGEETCRIYGIDVPVKAKSHFIDGLSAHADQSELISWCDNFITKPKFTFLVHGEPKASEELAGILKEKFNWNTICPQYLESFILFSGI; the protein is encoded by the coding sequence ATGGATGTTAAAGTAAAATTTCTCGGAGCTGCAGGAACAGTTACCGGTTCCAGATTTCTTTTGGAGGTAGATTCGCTAAAGATTTTAGTAGACTGCGGATTGTTTCAAGGCCTCAAAGAAAACAGGCTTAGAAATAGAGAGATTTTTCCCATAACCCCTGATTCCATAGATATAGTTCTACTTACTCATGCCCACATTGACCACTCTGGATACTTACCTAAGTTAGTTAAAGAGGGCTTTAATGGGCCAATTTACCTAACTGAAGCCTCTCTAGAATTGGTGAAAATTTTATTGTTGGATGCTGGAAAATTACAGGAGGAAGAAGCCAAATTTGCCAGAAAAAAAGGGTACTCAAGGCATGAAGACCCTCAACCTTTATTTACTCGTGAAGATGCGGAAAATGTCTTCCCTAAATTGAAGCCTATTCCTTTTAACAATGAGGTCAAAATAAATGAGCGAGTCCGTTTTACTGCCTATAATGCGGGCCATATACTAGGCGCTGCTATATTAAAATTACAGATAAAAGGAGAAAACCAAGAAAAGAGCATTGTGTTCTCTGGGGATCTGGGAAGATTCAAAGATCCTATTTTAAACCCACCAGCAGAAATACCCTTTGCTGATGTATTGTTTCTTGAATCCACTTACGGAGATAGGGTCAACGACTCTATAGACATAGACAAGCAACTTGGAAAAATCATCCGAGACACGAATTACAATGGTGGAGTATCCCTAATTCCTTCTTTTGCTGTAGGCAGAACCCAAATGCTTTTGTTTTATTTGCACCGACTACAACAAAAAGGCTTTATCCCTCAGATACCGATTTATGTAGACAGTCCTATGGCAATTGATGTTACAGGGCTATACAAAGATTTCCCTGAATACCATCATTTAGCCCCTTCTTTGGAAAATAATGACTCCAACCCTTTTCAACATAAAAACCTCCATTACTACAGAGATCAAGAATCCTCTATAAGCCTAAACACGATCAAAAGCCATGCAATAATCATTTCCGCTAGTGGCATGGCCACCGGAGGCAGAATCCTACACCACCTTTACCACAGGCTACCCAATGAGCAGGATAGCGTGATCTTTGTAGGTTATCAGGCTGAAGGTACCAGAGGCAGGAAAATATTAGAAGGAGAAGAAACATGCCGGATATATGGAATTGACGTTCCAGTCAAAGCTAAATCACACTTTATAGATGGGTTATCGGCCCATGCGGATCAAAGTGAGCTCATTAGCTGGTGTGATAATTTCATCACGAAACCAAAATTCACCTTTTTAGTACATGGTGAGCCTAAAGCAAGCGAAGAATTGGCCGGAATTTTGAAAGAGAAATTTAACTGGAATACTATTTGTCCACAATACCTGGAATCTTTTATTCTATTTTCAGGTATATAA
- a CDS encoding carboxypeptidase regulatory-like domain-containing protein, with translation MNKFSNLIYLFILVLFVFSSCKTNKTSTQGIKGKVFWVEGNQMPQASQETATSFSPAGKKPVIRTINIHQLTHINEANLGDYLFGNIETPLVVSVETNNEGEFSVMLPPGKYSLFTVEEKGYFASIFDLDGYIHPVKVEKNEWSQVEIIIDYKASY, from the coding sequence ATGAATAAATTCTCTAATTTAATCTACTTATTTATACTGGTACTATTTGTTTTTTCATCCTGCAAAACAAATAAAACAAGCACACAAGGAATAAAAGGAAAAGTATTTTGGGTAGAGGGAAATCAAATGCCCCAGGCATCACAGGAAACAGCCACAAGTTTTTCTCCAGCTGGAAAAAAGCCTGTTATACGAACCATTAATATCCATCAATTAACCCATATCAATGAGGCAAATTTAGGAGATTACCTTTTTGGAAATATTGAAACTCCCCTTGTTGTTTCTGTGGAAACGAACAATGAGGGGGAATTCTCCGTTATGCTTCCCCCTGGCAAATACTCCCTATTTACTGTCGAAGAAAAAGGCTATTTCGCAAGTATCTTTGATCTTGACGGTTATATCCATCCGGTAAAGGTGGAAAAAAATGAATGGAGCCAGGTTGAAATAATAATTGACTACAAAGCATCTTATTAA
- a CDS encoding RNA polymerase sigma factor translates to MSTKENFSEAEIELIKGCLDGDRKSQRDLYDQFSSKFLSICLRYIKDQDLAQDVLVEGFMKIFQSLNTFRNEGSFEGWMKRIMVRQALQTLRKNKKLLMEVDWDDNDHISTPNLVFGNIEADELLKLVASLPVGYRTVFNLYAIEGYSHKEISELLGIAENTSKSQLSRARSLLQKQIAPNSIKVNSNGR, encoded by the coding sequence ATGTCGACTAAAGAAAACTTTTCAGAAGCAGAAATCGAACTGATCAAAGGTTGCCTTGATGGAGACAGAAAAAGCCAAAGGGATTTGTATGATCAGTTTTCCTCAAAATTTCTAAGTATTTGTTTACGGTATATAAAAGACCAGGACTTGGCACAAGATGTACTAGTTGAAGGATTTATGAAAATCTTTCAAAGTCTAAATACTTTTAGAAATGAGGGGAGTTTTGAAGGGTGGATGAAAAGAATAATGGTACGGCAAGCTTTACAAACCCTGAGAAAAAACAAAAAATTACTAATGGAGGTAGATTGGGATGACAATGATCATATCTCTACTCCAAACCTGGTTTTTGGTAATATTGAAGCTGACGAGTTATTGAAACTTGTCGCCTCTCTTCCGGTTGGTTACAGAACAGTTTTCAACCTCTATGCCATAGAAGGCTATTCTCATAAAGAAATCAGCGAACTATTAGGTATAGCAGAAAACACTTCAAAATCCCAACTAAGCAGGGCCAGGTCACTTTTGCAAAAACAGATTGCCCCCAATTCAATTAAAGTAAATAGCAATGGCAGATAA
- a CDS encoding synaptonemal complex protein 1: MADNTNNFDKLFKSTLSNHAVTPAPEIWDKLSTRLDNDKKPVVFIWWKWIAAAAVVTISFWLMYQPNDYLLKNTASLSVSDTKFIEKKPFSLSPKIIAAEKSLSEKQEENKGEGVNKIKAAKKQLVKNELKSNNSTLIKEKEHKVSRVKEQLPPALEGSGTLESNDLFVTDIKQPDFHLALAQAKTKKKSSNDYKVKIISNGYAIQPEKEKLVEGLENKIGGFFTKVDEGFGGLQDAKNNLFASLTTKREKKTN, encoded by the coding sequence ATGGCAGATAACACAAATAATTTTGACAAATTGTTTAAAAGTACTTTGTCAAATCACGCCGTAACTCCTGCCCCTGAGATTTGGGATAAATTATCCACACGATTGGATAATGACAAGAAGCCTGTGGTTTTCATTTGGTGGAAATGGATAGCGGCTGCAGCTGTAGTTACCATCTCGTTTTGGTTAATGTATCAACCTAATGATTACTTGCTTAAAAACACGGCATCCTTGTCAGTCAGTGACACTAAGTTTATTGAAAAGAAGCCTTTTAGCCTTTCTCCAAAAATAATAGCGGCGGAAAAAAGCCTGAGTGAAAAGCAAGAAGAAAATAAAGGGGAGGGTGTTAATAAAATAAAAGCAGCCAAAAAGCAGCTTGTTAAGAATGAACTTAAATCCAATAATTCCACCTTAATCAAAGAGAAAGAACACAAGGTTAGCCGGGTTAAAGAGCAATTACCTCCAGCATTAGAAGGCAGTGGCACGCTTGAAAGCAATGATTTATTTGTGACTGATATCAAACAGCCTGATTTTCATCTAGCCCTAGCCCAGGCTAAAACAAAAAAGAAGTCCTCAAATGATTATAAAGTAAAGATAATCTCCAATGGTTATGCTATACAACCAGAAAAAGAGAAACTAGTAGAGGGGCTTGAAAATAAAATTGGTGGTTTTTTCACCAAAGTAGATGAAGGATTTGGTGGCTTACAGGATGCCAAAAACAATCTATTTGCTTCTCTTACCACAAAACGCGAGAAAAAAACAAACTAA
- a CDS encoding outer membrane beta-barrel protein, whose translation MKKYVMAIFFMALVQMAFAAPEIPYDKPVNDSIIVEFGQSGKMVFVVDNPDDFERLKNMDINQIIKELDLPKPTQNGELTVVEIKQKDGNKEIVTIYEDMGETEVTVGRYKVIVDDTGNRTKVKVITSPKKDKDPDFRTYINTDIGINTFFENGSIPGEGNAFNPKGWGSWNIGWNWMASQKLSKGKYWDFGLGLSWYNFKLDNANYQILGTEDGVSFVNRTDVNGFKSKVSASYLNVLTMYRLDFGKLNDSGRNGLRVAIGPYAGYRLGGRSKFVYREIGGSGRKKDKTSAGAYLNNFRYGLRGEIGFRSVTFFSTYDFNPLFQKSLSPNVNPFSFGLVF comes from the coding sequence ATGAAAAAGTATGTAATGGCCATATTCTTTATGGCACTTGTACAAATGGCTTTTGCAGCTCCGGAGATCCCTTATGACAAACCAGTAAACGACAGTATTATTGTCGAATTTGGGCAATCAGGTAAAATGGTATTTGTGGTTGATAATCCTGATGACTTTGAAAGGTTAAAAAACATGGATATTAACCAGATAATTAAAGAACTAGACCTTCCCAAACCGACGCAAAACGGTGAACTTACAGTTGTTGAAATCAAACAAAAAGACGGCAACAAAGAAATTGTCACCATATATGAAGATATGGGAGAGACGGAGGTTACTGTTGGTAGGTATAAGGTGATAGTTGACGATACAGGTAACAGAACCAAAGTAAAAGTTATTACCAGCCCAAAGAAAGACAAAGACCCTGATTTCCGAACATATATTAATACTGACATTGGTATCAATACTTTTTTTGAAAATGGAAGTATCCCTGGAGAAGGAAACGCATTTAATCCTAAAGGATGGGGCAGCTGGAATATTGGGTGGAACTGGATGGCCAGTCAAAAACTATCTAAGGGAAAATACTGGGATTTCGGTCTTGGTCTGAGTTGGTACAACTTCAAGCTTGACAATGCCAATTACCAGATATTAGGTACCGAAGATGGAGTGTCTTTTGTCAATCGAACAGATGTCAATGGCTTTAAAAGCAAGGTTTCAGCCTCTTACTTAAACGTCCTCACCATGTACAGACTTGATTTTGGTAAATTAAATGATAGTGGAAGAAACGGTTTAAGGGTAGCCATTGGACCTTATGCTGGATACAGGCTTGGTGGAAGAAGTAAGTTTGTATACAGAGAAATAGGTGGTTCAGGAAGGAAGAAAGACAAAACATCAGCAGGTGCTTATCTCAATAATTTCAGATATGGTCTCAGAGGCGAGATTGGGTTTAGAAGCGTAACTTTCTTTAGCACCTATGATTTCAATCCATTGTTTCAAAAATCTTTAAGTCCAAATGTCAATCCATTTAGTTTTGGACTTGTATTTTAA
- a CDS encoding DUF4097 family beta strand repeat-containing protein: MNLFTKHYFLLVALLFIGIGSSQSQQLINKTFNGIQKLEIKSGSIEIQYEGNENRDYIDLEAFLGQEENADKDLVMITVGNTLKIAYNGSSNGHQKNKKYIKISGPSEMQLAVQSSSGSLRINGVSATSHQLEASSGQVKVSNIKGNLLLKASSGNLQLSHLTGNLDCRVSSGNASIEDVRGNMDFKATSGQLKARSVSGLLNAKLTSGNMKLSQIGELGSLEITSGNIKADHSGLGAHTSMNGSSGNIQINTISNINDYNFEMRAGSGNIRVGNRSGNKSIHIQNGKSVTIRGKVGSGNISIQPI, encoded by the coding sequence ATGAATTTATTTACAAAACATTATTTCCTTCTAGTTGCCCTCCTTTTTATAGGTATAGGTTCTTCCCAAAGTCAGCAACTCATAAATAAGACCTTTAATGGCATTCAGAAACTTGAGATAAAGTCTGGCTCCATTGAAATTCAGTATGAGGGTAATGAAAATAGGGACTATATTGATCTTGAAGCCTTTTTAGGTCAAGAAGAAAATGCAGATAAAGATCTGGTAATGATCACTGTTGGAAACACTTTAAAAATCGCATACAATGGGTCTTCCAATGGACATCAAAAAAATAAAAAATACATCAAGATTTCAGGCCCTTCTGAAATGCAATTGGCTGTTCAATCAAGTTCGGGATCTTTGAGGATTAATGGCGTAAGTGCCACTTCACACCAACTTGAAGCCAGTTCAGGACAAGTCAAGGTCTCGAATATTAAAGGCAATTTACTATTAAAAGCCTCCTCAGGAAATCTCCAATTATCTCACTTAACAGGGAACCTAGACTGCCGAGTATCTTCAGGCAATGCTTCGATAGAAGATGTTAGGGGAAATATGGATTTCAAAGCAACAAGTGGGCAGTTAAAGGCCCGTTCAGTCAGCGGTTTACTTAATGCAAAGCTTACATCTGGCAATATGAAGTTAAGCCAAATTGGTGAGTTAGGAAGCTTAGAAATCACATCAGGAAATATCAAAGCAGACCATTCGGGGCTAGGCGCACATACAAGTATGAATGGATCCTCAGGAAATATTCAAATCAATACGATAAGCAATATCAATGATTATAATTTTGAGATGAGAGCTGGAAGTGGAAATATAAGAGTAGGGAACCGCTCCGGAAACAAGTCTATCCATATTCAAAATGGTAAAAGTGTTACTATTCGGGGAAAAGTTGGCTCAGGAAACATCTCTATTCAGCCAATATAA
- a CDS encoding ferredoxin--NADP reductase, which translates to MLFKLFKKKKDDLENDDHYLTLRIRETVQETLDTVTIYFDQPEPIMDYLPGQFLTLIVEIDGKQERRSYSLSTSPFVDPFPGITVKRLEGGLVSNFVNDTFVPGKRVTVMKPLGNFTSDYHSHNKRKYGMFAGGSGITPIMGIIKSVLVNEPKSTVHLLYCSRSQDMIIFDKELKALEEKYPDKLFVTHNLTQPKPGWEGAEGRLSQEKVTEFFTTHFDSFLENQRFFICGPEGMMKTAQEGLSNMDVKKEFIHSESFYLEKEESAEEENLGAVVNRPIKLILEGEEYTFDVEPGKTILEAGLDEGLNMPYSCQSGLCTACRGKLLSGEVKMEEDAGLSENEIKEGYVLCCSAKPTNSEVKIQID; encoded by the coding sequence ATGCTGTTTAAACTCTTTAAAAAGAAAAAAGATGATCTCGAAAATGATGATCATTACCTCACCTTAAGAATTAGAGAAACTGTCCAAGAAACTTTGGATACCGTAACCATCTATTTTGACCAGCCGGAACCAATTATGGATTACCTTCCAGGTCAATTTCTCACCCTCATTGTTGAGATTGATGGGAAACAGGAGAGGAGGTCTTACAGTCTATCAACTTCACCTTTTGTAGATCCTTTCCCTGGAATCACTGTTAAACGACTTGAAGGAGGACTTGTGTCTAATTTCGTGAATGACACATTTGTTCCCGGCAAAAGAGTAACAGTAATGAAGCCTTTGGGTAATTTTACTTCCGATTATCATTCTCATAATAAAAGGAAGTATGGAATGTTTGCAGGAGGAAGTGGTATCACGCCCATCATGGGGATAATCAAATCTGTTTTGGTAAATGAACCAAAGTCGACGGTACACTTATTGTATTGTAGTCGTTCTCAGGACATGATTATTTTTGATAAAGAATTAAAGGCCCTGGAGGAAAAATACCCTGATAAGCTTTTTGTTACCCATAACCTCACTCAGCCTAAACCAGGTTGGGAAGGAGCAGAAGGTAGACTGAGTCAAGAGAAAGTCACAGAGTTCTTTACTACTCATTTTGATTCTTTTCTAGAAAATCAGCGCTTTTTTATATGTGGTCCAGAAGGGATGATGAAAACAGCCCAGGAAGGATTGAGTAATATGGATGTTAAGAAGGAATTTATTCATTCAGAAAGCTTTTACCTTGAGAAGGAGGAGAGCGCAGAGGAAGAAAACCTTGGAGCAGTCGTAAACAGGCCTATAAAATTAATATTGGAAGGAGAAGAGTATACTTTCGATGTGGAACCAGGTAAAACCATTTTGGAAGCAGGCTTAGACGAGGGTTTGAATATGCCTTATTCCTGTCAGAGTGGACTTTGTACTGCTTGCCGAGGAAAATTACTTTCTGGTGAAGTGAAAATGGAAGAAGATGCTGGATTAAGCGAAAATGAGATTAAGGAAGGGTATGTCCTTTGCTGCTCTGCAAAACCGACCAATTCGGAGGTGAAGATTCAGATCGACTAA
- a CDS encoding DUF4397 domain-containing protein, which translates to MKTQIINFKNKTWQIGKHLMVLMLLPFTFSCLDDDGTGSLPNEPTAYVSFYNGTNEASDIQIEVDSTVYDRKAFDFGEFIDYWYFYTGERNFSFVDSDSDQSLLDTAVNLGVEKAYSFFLTETGDEYTTLFIEDSLETPVNGKALIRLVHLSSGGPEVNLFQRDHEEAILESLSFLESTDFVNVDTGETDLILKASSDDQNEVVRLNDIHLREGRIYTVVIRGKLGAESNSADAIRLQLIRNYPNY; encoded by the coding sequence ATGAAAACACAAATCATTAATTTCAAGAACAAAACTTGGCAAATTGGAAAACACCTGATGGTGCTAATGCTTCTTCCCTTTACTTTTTCTTGTCTTGACGATGACGGGACAGGCAGCTTGCCAAACGAACCAACTGCCTATGTTTCATTTTATAATGGAACCAATGAAGCATCCGATATCCAAATCGAGGTAGACAGCACAGTTTATGACCGGAAGGCATTTGATTTCGGTGAATTCATAGATTATTGGTACTTCTACACAGGAGAAAGGAACTTTTCTTTTGTAGATAGTGATTCAGATCAATCGCTTTTGGATACTGCTGTAAATTTAGGTGTTGAAAAGGCTTACTCTTTTTTCTTGACAGAAACAGGAGACGAATATACCACTCTATTTATAGAAGACAGTCTGGAAACACCTGTAAATGGTAAAGCTTTGATCAGGCTAGTACACCTATCCTCTGGTGGTCCAGAAGTGAATTTATTTCAAAGGGACCATGAAGAGGCCATTTTGGAAAGCCTTTCTTTTCTGGAATCTACAGACTTCGTCAATGTTGACACTGGAGAAACAGACCTTATTCTTAAAGCCAGTTCGGATGACCAAAATGAAGTCGTACGTTTAAATGACATACACCTCAGAGAAGGTCGAATTTACACTGTTGTCATAAGGGGTAAATTGGGTGCAGAAAGCAATTCTGCGGATGCGATCCGTCTTCAATTGATTAGAAACTATCCCAACTATTAA